In Providencia hangzhouensis, the DNA window CGCGCCACATTGGTTCATCAGAACAACAATTAAAAACCATGTTAGACACCGTGGGTGCAACGTCATTAGATGCCCTGATGGACAAAATTGTCCCCAAAGCCATTTTGCTTGCAGAACCGCCAAGAGTGGGGGGGGGAGCAACTGAACAAGAAGCTTTAGCGGAATTAAAAGCAATAGCGTCACTCAATAAACGCTACAAAAGTTATATTGGTATGGGCTATGCCCCTGCTGTGCTTCCGCCAGTTATCTTGCGTAATTTATTAGAAAACCCAGGTTGGTATACCGCTTATACGCCATATCAACCGGAGGTGTCACAAGGCCGTTTAGAATCATTACTGAATTTTCAACAGTTAACTATCGACCTTACGGGGTTAGACCTTGCTTCTGCATCGTTATTGGACGAAGCCACCGCTGCGGCAGAAGCTATGGCGATGGCAAAACGGATCAGCAAACTGAAAGATGCAGAACGTTTCTTTGTGGCGGATGATGTTCATCCGCAAACTCTGGATGTTGTTCGCACACGTGCGGGGACTTTTGGTTTTGAAGTGATCGTGGATAGCGCAGAGAAAGCACTGGAACACGAAGGTGTTTTTGGTGTGTTACTTCAACAGGTTGGCACGACAGGTAATGTCCATGACTACAGTTCGCTATTTGCCCAATTAAAAGAGCGTAAAATTGTCAGTTGCGTTGCAGCAGATATGATGGCGCTAGTATTGCTCACTGCACCGGGTAAGCAAGGGGCGGATATTGTCTTCGGTTCAGCACAGCGTTTTGGCGTCCCGATGGGGTATGGTGGGCCACATGCGGCCTTCTTTGCTTGTCGTGACGAATTTAAACGAGCAATGCCGGGACGTATTATCGGTGTGTCACGGGATGCAGCAGGTAATACCGCACTGCGTATGGCGATGCAAACCCGTGAACAACATATTCGCCGTGAAAAAGCGAACTCGAATATTTGTACATCCCAAGTGCTGTTAGCCAATATCGCAGCCATGTATGCGGTTTATCATGGGCCAAAAGGGCTGAAAATAATTGCAGAGCGTATTCATCGCTTCAGCACTATTTTTGCCAAGGCATTAGCAGACGCAGGTTTTACATCACGCCATAAAACTTGGTTTGATACGCTCTGTATTGAAGTCGCTGACAAAACAGCGGTGCTAGCGCGTGCTGAAAAAGCCAAAGTGAATTTACGTACTGATATTCGTGGTGCAGTTGGCGTGACTTTTAGTGAAATCACGACTCGCCAAGATTTAAATGAATTGTTTGCGGTGATCACAGGTGTTGAAGCTAAGTTAGATTTTGAAAAACTAGACCAATCTGTTTCAGCGACAGAGCAAGCGATCCCAAGCTCTATGTTACGTGATGATGAAATTTTAGCTCATCCAAATTTTCATCGTTACCATAGTGAAACCGAAATGATGCGCTATATGCATAGTTTAGAGCGCAAAGATTTAGCCTTAAACCAAGCTATGATCCCTCTGGGTTCTTGTACGATGAAGCTTAATGCGGCTGCGGAAATGATCCCAATTACTTGGCCTGAATTTGGCGAGCTACACCCATTCTGCCCACCTGAGCAGGCTCAAGGTTATCACCAAATGATAGAGCAACTTTCCCATTGGTTAGTGCAATTGACTGGTTATGATGCAGTTTGTATGCAACCTAACTCAGGGGCTCAAGGTGAATATGCCGGTTTATTGGCTATTCGTCGCTATCATGAGAGTCGCAATGAAGGGGAGCGAAATATTTGTTTGATCCCGGCTTCTGCTCACGGTACCAATCCTGCCTCTGCGCATATGGCAGGTATGGAAGTGGTGGTAGTGCGTTGTGATGATGAAGGTAATATCGATTTAACGGATTTACGTGAAAAAGCTCAGCAACATAGCGAAGCTCTTTCTTGTGTGATGGTAACTTACCCATCAACCCACGGGGTATATGAAGAAAGTATTCGTGAAGTGTGTGAAATTATTCACCAATATGGTGGTCAAGTATATCTTGATGGTGCAAATATGAATGCTCAAGTTGGTTTAACAACACCGGGCTTTATTGGTGCGGATGTTTCTCACCTGAATTTGCATAAAACATTCTGTATCCCTCACGGCGGTGGCGGACCAGGTATGGGGCCTATCGGTGTGAAAAAACACTTGGCACCGTTCGTACCGGGGCATTCTGTGGTTGAGCAAGAAATGTTAACTGACCAAGGTGCGGTATCTGCAGCCCCATTTGGCAGTGCATCAATTTTGCCAATTAGCTGGATGTATATTCGGATGATGGGCTCTTATGGTCTACGTAAAGCTAGCCAAGTTGCTATTTTAAATGCGAATTATATTGCCAAGCGTCTTTCTGGCCGTTATGACATTTTATATACAGGGCAAGAAGGCTATGTTGCCCATGAATGTATTGTCGATTTACGCCCAATTAAAAGAGATACGGGTATCAGTGAGCTCGATATTGCTAAGCGCTTAATTGATTATGGTTTCCATGCGCCAACCATGTCTTTCCCTGTAGCAGGGACATTAATGATTGAACCGACAGAGTCTGAAAGCATAACTGAAATTGATCGGTTTATTGACGCCATGTTAGCGATACGCGATGAAATTGACCAAGTTGTGAAAGGGCAGTGGACACTAGAAGATAACCCTCTCGTGAATTCGCCTCATGTGCAAACGGAGCTAGCCGGGGAGTGGCCTCATAGTTATAGCCGTGAACTCGCAGCATTCCCAACAGCACAAACGAAAGCGAATAAATACTGGCCAGCAGTAAAACGGCTTGATGATGTGTATGGGGATCGTCATTTACACTGCTCATGTGTGCCGATTGAAGATTATATGTAGGAATATATCGCACACTTCTATTATATAATGTGAATTAAATACTCTTTAGGCTTGATTTCGGTGAGTTACTGAATTCAAGCCTTTATTTATTTAGGATTTATTTAACCTAAATATTGTGAGATACCCGTATAATTTTTACCTTGGTGTAGCTTTTCCACAGCACCTGTTTCTATAATGACTCGGTAAACCCCTCCATTAAGGTCAGCCACATACATCAGTTGTGCAGGCTTATCATATGTGAGTCCAATAGCCTCTTTAAAACCACGGCTTATCACCTTGTAATGGCTTAATCCATCAGCAGAAATATTGGCACAATTTAAGCTATTACCATCGGGCTCAGCGCCTCTATCTGTCCAATATAAAATATGGTTTTCTTCATCAAGCAATAAATCAATAGGTTCGGGGAGGTCTTGAAGGAGTAATTGAATATCGTTTCGTTGATTGGCCGATTGTTGGATTTTAGGCGTTAATGGCACCCTAAAAATACGACCTAAATTACCTTTAGGGGTCCCTTTCTGAGTCCAGTAAATCCAATTATTTGTGACATCAACAGTAATGCCAACACATTGGTCTAATATATCTACTTTATTGTGTTTATCTCGGGGTCTTGCTACATGGACGAATAAATCAGAACCATCAATATTACATGATGAAACCATACCACCTTCACGGTCACACCAATATAATCGTTGATTTACTAAATCAAGATGCAATTGTTTTGGCGTTCTTATCTTTCCGTTACCTACTAGTATTTTTCTGCCAGTACCATCAAAATTCATCACATTAATGGAACCATCGTCAGCCTCATAATCTTCACCCATATTACTCCAATAAATTAATCGGTTAGCAGGGTCAACGGCAATACCATCAGGGGTTCCACCGAGTCCTTCGATAATTGGAATTGTTTGATGTGTTGATTTATTGAATTGAATTATAGCGGGTGAATGGACATCTAGAAGTAAAAGATAAGGATTTGAATATTCATTGAATTTTTCCATTTTAAACCTCTCTGGCAAATGTTCAATGATAAAGATAGGAGCGATATTAATAATTGGCAAGTTATTAATATTGATATTTCTATATAAGTCGAGATTAATAATTATTAAAAAATATAAAGTAGTTTATTATTTAAATCAAAATAATAAATTAGTGAAAAGTATATCTTGCTGTGGGTAATACACATTAGATTAGATGAGTGTAACACGTTAAATAAAGCGGCTTTGTAGCCGCTTCTGACATAAATTACAGTAACCAGCCTTTTTGCTGAGCGAGTTCCAATTGTAATTTAAGTTGTTGATAAAATTCAGGTAGGATCTGCTGAATATAATCACATTTACTGAGGACTTGTTCCAGACGAATGTGGTTTTCGACCCAACTTTGGCCTTGATTATGCAGGTTCATCAGCATCGGCATCGCTCGGTCAATGGCATTCGCATACACAGATTCCGGGGTTTCTAATGCATCATATTCATTCCACAGAGCTAATAGCGTTTCATTTTGCGGGCTAGGCAGT includes these proteins:
- a CDS encoding YncE family protein, with product MEKFNEYSNPYLLLLDVHSPAIIQFNKSTHQTIPIIEGLGGTPDGIAVDPANRLIYWSNMGEDYEADDGSINVMNFDGTGRKILVGNGKIRTPKQLHLDLVNQRLYWCDREGGMVSSCNIDGSDLFVHVARPRDKHNKVDILDQCVGITVDVTNNWIYWTQKGTPKGNLGRIFRVPLTPKIQQSANQRNDIQLLLQDLPEPIDLLLDEENHILYWTDRGAEPDGNSLNCANISADGLSHYKVISRGFKEAIGLTYDKPAQLMYVADLNGGVYRVIIETGAVEKLHQGKNYTGISQYLG
- the gcvP gene encoding aminomethyl-transferring glycine dehydrogenase; amino-acid sequence: MSMSLSQLENRSEFISRHIGSSEQQLKTMLDTVGATSLDALMDKIVPKAILLAEPPRVGGGATEQEALAELKAIASLNKRYKSYIGMGYAPAVLPPVILRNLLENPGWYTAYTPYQPEVSQGRLESLLNFQQLTIDLTGLDLASASLLDEATAAAEAMAMAKRISKLKDAERFFVADDVHPQTLDVVRTRAGTFGFEVIVDSAEKALEHEGVFGVLLQQVGTTGNVHDYSSLFAQLKERKIVSCVAADMMALVLLTAPGKQGADIVFGSAQRFGVPMGYGGPHAAFFACRDEFKRAMPGRIIGVSRDAAGNTALRMAMQTREQHIRREKANSNICTSQVLLANIAAMYAVYHGPKGLKIIAERIHRFSTIFAKALADAGFTSRHKTWFDTLCIEVADKTAVLARAEKAKVNLRTDIRGAVGVTFSEITTRQDLNELFAVITGVEAKLDFEKLDQSVSATEQAIPSSMLRDDEILAHPNFHRYHSETEMMRYMHSLERKDLALNQAMIPLGSCTMKLNAAAEMIPITWPEFGELHPFCPPEQAQGYHQMIEQLSHWLVQLTGYDAVCMQPNSGAQGEYAGLLAIRRYHESRNEGERNICLIPASAHGTNPASAHMAGMEVVVVRCDDEGNIDLTDLREKAQQHSEALSCVMVTYPSTHGVYEESIREVCEIIHQYGGQVYLDGANMNAQVGLTTPGFIGADVSHLNLHKTFCIPHGGGGPGMGPIGVKKHLAPFVPGHSVVEQEMLTDQGAVSAAPFGSASILPISWMYIRMMGSYGLRKASQVAILNANYIAKRLSGRYDILYTGQEGYVAHECIVDLRPIKRDTGISELDIAKRLIDYGFHAPTMSFPVAGTLMIEPTESESITEIDRFIDAMLAIRDEIDQVVKGQWTLEDNPLVNSPHVQTELAGEWPHSYSRELAAFPTAQTKANKYWPAVKRLDDVYGDRHLHCSCVPIEDYM